ATCGGTCTGCGGGCCAAACTGCAAATCATTACCAAGGTCGAGTGTTACCCCTCCTAGGGATGACATGCACCCGGGTGTTCTCGTTAACTCGATGAGCTTTCTCGGTTCCCACATCGCGGTCAATACACCCGGGTGATAGACGTTCAATCCATCCTTACAGGCACATACTGTCCCTGATGCTGCATTGTCAGGTGCAGTACCTGTCATCGACAGATTAATACCGGCAAGCTTTATCGGGAAAATACAGTTCCAGCAAACATCCGTAATGAGTTTCGCTGATAAGACTTGGTTATCATGACAGACCTTGTTCTGTACGGGTGATGAAACGTCAGCCGCAAAAACCGGCATAGTAAAAGCCAGACATGCGAGCACCAGGGTCTTGGGTGATTTCAGAACTGAGAGAATTTTTTTCATTTCAGCTCCTCAAAATCTTTGCGTGAATATTCATCATTAATGAATCGCTTACTGTCGGCTGTCACAACGCTGGGCACGTTTATCAAACCATAATGTTCGGCCATGCCTGGCTGAATCATGTATAGCCTTGCGAAGTCACCGTATTCTTTCTTGGTGTCACGGAAGGTCTGCCAGCCATCACCATACACGTTTGTCGTGACCAGTATTGGCGTGAGGGAGGCTGGTGTATGTTCAAACTGATACCTGGCGAACTGGCGTTGCCATTCTTCACGTGCATCGAAAAAGATTAGCTTGATGGTAAATGGCATCACAGTTAGCGGGTTAAATCGCCCCCGTTTTGCAACGATATCGCCGTTAGGTGAAGTAATGTTTTGAGGGATAATGACCGTCGGATCGATGGTTCTGGTAGCTCGCTTTGTCGCTTCCGGGAATTCCTGGAAAACCTGGCGGGGCCAGTAGTTATCAATGGCCTTTTTCTTCATGCCATCAAAATCGAGTTTAGCGACACTCTCCTGTAGTTCATCAATAAGGTTCTTCTCTACGACCCCAACAGCGGGCCCGGCCACACCAAGGTCGCCGGTCTTGTCTTTCAGGTACGCGATGTCATAGATGCCTGTCACCCTGGCCACCAGCTCACCATCTTTTTCATGGATAATGGTCGGTACAGAACTAACGTTGTAGTTTTTGAATACAGTTGGATCGAGGTTTACGGCCAGAGAAGACTTGGAGTCGAAGGAAAGTTTCTGCCAGTGGGTAAGTTCATCAAGCAGGTTCTTTTTATCTTTTGCCCCCTGGACAACCAGAGCGATATCCGTGCGTCCATCGTATAACTTGAGAATGTCGGTGATTTCAGCATCGCTGAGAGACGCGGAGACGAGAATATAAATAAAATCACCGGCTGGCTTATTTTGTTTCTCGTTAGTCATATCAGACTTTGCTAACGCTCCTCTTACCGCATCATCGACTAGTTCATCTGTATTTTTATACTCGGGCATTTCACCCATCATTTTTCGATTATCTTTAACCGTGTCAGTAGCGCGGTCGGCAGTGGCATTTTGATTATCACGAGCCGCTTTTATGAGACTGTCAATATCTTTCATTTCAGTTGCAGATAATTGACGCTTAGCTTTTTGAATGTCAGTGACTGAGTAGTTATTAGCCGGTCTTGTCGGAATATTATCTAAGTTGGATACCGGTCTTGACGGCAGATCACTTAAATAGATACCAGTGTTTTCGGCCCAGACTGGAGTGAAAACAACAGCGGTTACAAATGCCAATATCGAAAGTCGAAAAGGTGTTTTTTTTACCATAATGGATACGCTCGGCCTATAATTTGTGACTCGTCTAATGATCCCCAGTACCTGGAATCAAAACTGTATCTGGTGCGCCCCATCATCCACAGGCGACCATTCGGTACGACACCACTACGCGTTAGCTCCTGTTCGGTATGGCCAGATTCTGCTGCTAATGCCAGTCCCTCACCGACCATAGAGCCGTTAATTGCAGTCTCTTCGGGATCAACGGAGACTGTGTCTCCCGCAATGCCATCAACAATTTTCAGCCCTTTGCCATATGGTTGCATTAGCTCAGAATGAAAGGCGTAAATTTTCCCTTTGACGATTGATTTGTCCATTTTATCGACGAGATATATTCGGTACGGAGGAAGACATTGGTTATTTTGTGGATCGATACCAATCTCATACCGGTTAAGCACGTATAGCGTCAGCGGTGCGGTTAAGAAAATAACAACGATGCTGAAAACAATATGTTGCCTCCAGCTTCGCTTTTTACGAAATATTAAGCTCCATACTGATTTGGGTGTATTCATTCGCCCACCGCTATTGCTGAGTGTTGATGGTCTGGGGGATCTTGAGCCCCGTAGGGTAGCTATAAAGGGCTGAGGCATTGAGCACAAGATACCCCGCCTCTGACAGTTTCTCAGCGCGGGCTAATACCAGCCTTGACTGGGCTTCACCTAACGGTTGACCTTTATCGTCCATAAAGTTGATGACTGCAACATAGTCATAGGGCGAGGCTGGTGGGAATAACCGCCCAAAAAGGGCGGCTCCGATGAAACCAAAAAGCAGCGCAATTGCAGCGGTTTTAATCATGCGGCTAACCCCCGCTCAACCAGAATTTCGTTGATAGCCTCTTCGGTATTGATCCCCCGGGACTTTCTGTCTTTGATCGCGGCAACGTCTTTCGGGTCAGTCGAATAGAGAAGTAAGCTGAATGGGTCAACCACAAGTCTGCAAATACCCTGGCCCGCTTTAGAAATGACAAAGATTTCTGAGTAGACACCTTTCGTGGAACGAACGGTTTTAAGGAACCGGTAACCAGCCTCGTCCAGCGCCAGACGTTTATTTGCTTCAGCTTCGTTCACTGCGGATTCACTTTGCCCCAGCAAGAGCATAAAGGCTGAGTTATCTGCGATCGATTTCCCGATACTATCTTTGTAAATATCGTTGATAGACTGGGTGATGGTAATTGCAGCTCCGTTATATTTACGGAACCGGCGATAACCTTTCTCGATGAACGCCCCGATATTTCCTGATAACAATGCCCAGGCCTCATCGATAATGACCAGCTTCATCTGGCTACGGTCGCCCATGAACATGTCCTGCTGGATTTGATAAATCAGCTGAAGGAGGACAACCTGTTTAAGGTGTTCTGAACTTTCCAGTCGGGAAAGTTCAAGTACAGTGAACGGATTTTTGAAGTCGATATTGTTCTTACCAACAAAGTACTTCCCGTACTGGCCCGCACTCGTGAACGGATAGAGCTGATGGCCAATACGTTTAATGTCTTTATCTTCATCTTTCAGCAGTGAATCAGCAACCATATCAACGGTGGTCAGCTTCTTGTGTACACGGACAAGATCAGCTACATGTTGTTTAAGTCGAGACTCTTCGAATGAATTCAGACCTTCTTTAGGAGCTGCCATCACCGATAACAATCCGATGATCAGATCTTCTTCACCGCCACTGGAGTCATCATCTTCAGACTCACCGAAATAGTCTTCGATCAGTTCGAAGAAGTTAAGACATGGCCTGGTTTTGGGATTGAAGTCGAGATAATCGCCCTGGTAGGTCTCACAGATATTTTTGTACGAGTCACCTACATCAATACACCAGACTTTAGCCCCGAGGCTTCTGTAGGCGGTGATAATGTAGTTTGTCAGGAATGACTTACCCGACCCCGACTCAGCTGCGATACAGGCGTTATAGTTAGTATCAGAATCAAACAAGTCCAGTGATTGGATCTGGCCAGAGCGCGATGTCAGCATTAAGGCGGGTTTGTCTGTACCTTGCCAATCTGCATAGAGAGGTGAAAGTACCATCGCTTCACTGAGTGCCATTGTTCGATATCGGCCAATGGACTTTTCTGCTGATGCTTCGTTAAACATTGGCAGAGCTGACAGGAAAATTGGCGCAACATAGTAGGTATCTGGGATCATCTTAAACTGATAGGTGTTCAGATAACTTGCAGCTTCCTGAGCAGCGCGTAACACGCCATCTTTTGAGTTAGAGAAGATTGATACCGTAAATTTGGCTTTGCAAATTGGGTCGTTGTTATCAACTTTTTCGCTAAGAAGATCGAAGCCCTCACGCAAGTTTATGAGTGATGGAACCCACTTAATTAATGGGCCACTGGTTTGCTGAACAACCCAGTTACGTTTCGAGGTGAATTTAGTTTTTTCACTTTGCTGATCAAAGAAAATCAGGCTCATTGAGATGATGCAGGATGATTTAATTCCAGTAACACCACTCATCATATCGCCGAGAAAGTATTGCGCTTGCCCGGGAAAGAATCTTTTCGGGAATTTTCGCGCACTCAATGTTTTCACAAACGTTGTCGGTGTAGGTGCTTCTCCACGAAGCTCGGAATCTGTCGGATCACCAAAACCGCAATAGTCTTTCTTAATGAAAAACATGCGATCGTGGTCGACTAACTGTTCTGAAATGTACTTGTCTTCTTGTGGCTGTACCGGCGTCCGGTCTCTCCAGGAGGCGCTTTCACCCTGGTTGCAAATGGAGCTCAGAACATCGATGTAACTTTCACGCGTCAATGCACCGGGACACAAACCAGTGATGCTCAGCGTCGTTTCGAACACATTCCGCAGCTCGTTAACGTGATTGAATTCTTCTTCACGCATTTCATAGTTATATTTGATCGGAATTTTTACTGTAATGAGAAGCACACAATTTCGGACGCGAGTCCCGGTTCGCTTCATCGGCGTTTCGGTGCTTTTCAAAAGGAATTTAGAGCGGTTATAAATTGCGTTACGCAGGATTGCGTCCCGGCAATCCATACGCAATACGTCCATCCGGTTAATTTTCTGTACGATGTTTGGGCTTGCAACCAGGTCAAACTGAACGATAGTTTTGGCGGGGAAGTTGGAAGACAGCAACGTTTGAAGGTTAGTCATCTCCTTGCCGGTTGTCCCGCTTAAGGGACGACAAACAAATCCGAAACCAACATATTTGTTGTCGCACATAAACAAATGATTGGATTCGTCATATGCACGTACAGGACACAAGTCAGAAAAACGCTTCAGGTTTTTGAGTCGCTGAAAAATTAAAGATTCACTCATAATGCCTCCAGGATTCCCAAGAAAGTGTTACTTGTTCTCGATAAAGTTTTTGAGGCCTTGTTTTGGTGAGCCGAGTACGTAGGAGCCGTCATCACGCACAATGAAAGGGATCATGCTGACACCTAGTATCTGAGCCGTAACTTCACGTCGAGCCAGAGCCTGCATATCGCAGTTCTTTACCTGGTCGAATTTCTGAGTGGAATTTCCGCTGATAATTGCGCGGTCTGCGCGGTAGCGGTCGGATGCACAATACAATTCAATATTTCGCTGCTGGCTTGCCGGGCCCAGAGCTCCGAGCGACAGAACGCTAACGGTGAATTCTTTCGGGTCGAGGTCAGCAAGTGCTGAAAGTGGGGCTGCACAGGCTTCACAACCAGGTGCGGTAAATATCATGACCTTTTTAGGCCCATCGCCCCATACGGCTGGGCGCAAGTCCGCGATATTTAGGTTCAGCTCTTTCATCGGAATGATGCTGGCGTTCTTGGTTATTTCGCTCATGGTGGTCAGAGGCTTTTTAGCCCATGTGTCATAGAGCGTTCCCTGTATAACGAAGCGGCCATTAGAAGACAGCAAATTAACTTTCCCATCAATCTCTAGTGCGATGATGCCGTTAGTAGGGACGACAAAACGTTTTACTTCCTGCGAATTCTGAGGAATGTTCTTGAACGCTTTTTCATTGAAAATCGTATCGATATTCCCGGTGTTTGTTTTTACTGTATCGGCGAATACAGAAGCTGATGCAGAAAGTGCCACCAAAAGTGCCGCAGTCGCGACATGTTTGATAAAGTTCATAGTAACCGCTCCAAATGAGAGAGGTTTCATTTTCACATATTGATTTATTTTGCCGCAGGGAAAAGGGCTGCAAACTGTCCCCAAAAAAAGGAAGTGATGAAATGTTAATATCGGTTTTAATTACTCAATTAGTCCAAATAAAAAGCCACAAAAAAGTGGCTTTTTATTTATGCTTTATTATTACTGGAAGCCAACCGCAAATCCTGCACCAGCTCCAACACCACCGGCTGTATCAGCCGACATGCTAAAGCGGACGTTTACTTTTTCATTGATAGCGTAATTCGCTCCTCCCGAAATTGCCCCCTGGTCTCGGTACGCGCCCATCGCCATGCCAAAACCCGACACGTTATTGAGGAAGGGAATTGAAGCGATAGCAATTGCGCTTGCTGAGCCTGCTTTTGCTCTTTTATCATTACGGTCAACCGTCTTTTTAAGGTCAGAGAACTTCTGGTTTGTGTAGCTATTAGCTGAAGCCAAGGTCTGTCGGTCACCATCAATCCGTGACTGGCGCTCAGTATCGACAAGGAAATCAGTCCTTGAGTTGATGACAGATTCACGGGCATCCGTATGACTGTTTGCACTTACAAGAGTTTGAGCATCGCCAGCAACTCGGGATGCGCTTTCAGTTGCAATTAGACTGTCGGTACGAGCGTTGATCGACACTTCACGCTCGTCGGTATAAGTATTAGTATCCGTGGCAGTCTGGCTATTGTCGTTACTGCTACCAGACCCTGTACCACTTCCTGTCCCGCTGCCGTCCGTACCGTTATTGTTATTTCCGCCTGTAGTAGGTGGCGTTGTGTTAGAGCCAGAGCCAATGGATGAAAGGTACGAACTGATGGCACTATCAGTGTACGCCTGAAGTGAACTAACGGAATTCATGAGCTGACCATAGTTCACCGCATCATACCGGCTGGAACCATCAGCAACATTAGTCAGTGTTCTTTGTACCGTAGCTGAACCAAACGATACGGTATCAGCACTATTGGAGAATGAACCGTTCCCAATGGAAATACCTCCATTTGAAGCAGAAGCATAATTACCAATAACAATTGCGTTATCATCGGATACAGTATTGTAGTTGCCAAGCACGATCGATTCGTCGGAATCAATGGTATTAATTGTGCCGATTGTGATGTTGCCAAATTTAAAAACAGCAGAGGGGTCATTAATCGGTGCAGCTGTAATATTGTTTAAGGAACCGATAGTCAAAGCGTAGGAACCACCACTCACCGTATTGAATGTACCCATTATAGAACCAGCGTAATTAGTAGCAGTGTTTCTGGAACCAAGAATTGCTCCCATACCTACCATATCCAGTTCGTTATAAGAGCCTATTACTTGCAATGCACTTCCTGAAACGTTATTGCTATAACCCATAACGGCAAGGTTTTGTCCTAGAACTTTATTGTCACTCCCAACCAGATTCAAATCAAAAAGACCAGTGCCAGTATTATTATTCCCGTAAACATTGAAACTATTGGCGTAGTCATTCCAGAATTGGCTTGGGTCGTAACTAAATGATAAGTCATTATTGCTTCCGGTAATAATATAGTTTGTTAACGAAGTAATTGTGTTGTTATTCCCTGAAACACTTGAGTTGCCGAGTGGTGATTTACAGTTTGATGGGGTTGCACAGGGTGTTAGCCCTGAAATGTTATTGCCATCACCATTTACAGTAACTTCGTCAATTTGGGTGCTATCGATTGAGTTATCTGCCACGGCTACAGCACAATGAAGTGCCAGAACAATAGCAATATATAATGACTTTTGTTTCATGTGCTTACCTTTTCAGTGATGGGTATTAAAAAGACGACCAAGGAATACAGCACATGAAAAAAGTAGTACCGGTATACCGGTACTACTGGACAATTATTTAATGTAACTCCCTTTCTGAGGAGGTTGTGATGTCTCACCCTGGGATTGTGCTGGAGCAGCGGCAACCGGTGCAGACATTGGTCTGATAACAGCAGTTGATGTGGCACTATTTCTTGCACCGACTTCCCAACGACGCGGCTCAATCTCGGTATAGACGTAGCCAGGGACGTTAAGGTCTCCATCTGCGGTCTCATAGGGGTCAACCAGCACCCGCATGACGATAGATTGCGTTCGGATGGGTTGAGGATCAGCAGCAGTAGCAGGCACAGGGACGTATCGACCACCATCGGCAGTATTCCGTCCACCGTTCCCGGCTGTAGTGCGCAGCCGCTTAACCTCCACAGGCTTTCCCGAAAGTTGGTTTTCAGATGCGGTGTCAATCTGCTCCTGGTAATCATCTCCATCGGTCAGGGCATACACATCTCGGACATTCATACATGTGACCGAATTGGGCATTCCCTTGCATCCATATTCATCGTTCTGGCCCAGTAGTGAGCAACCCGACATCGCAAAACCGGCACTAACTAAAAACAATGCCGATACAATTTTCTTCGTCATCATTTCTTGCCCCCAACGGTTTGAGTTTTTGAAGTAACACGTGTGAATTTCAGCATGACCCCTTTTTGCACAATAAAATCAACACTACGGCCTGGATCAATTTCAATTACAGGGAAAAGGTCACCGGCCATTTGCATATAGAAATCGGCAAGACGATTCAATGCGCCACCTACGCCAGAAACTGCTGCGCCCTGGAGTGCGTCAGAGCTCATAACCTGCTGGTAAGGAGTAGCGTCACTACTATCTCCATCGCGTTTAATACTGATTGTCGGAATACTCTGTACGTTAAAGAGCTGAGATGCAGCCTGTAGGAAGCCAGCGGTCAGGGCTCGTGCCAGGTATTGCCCTTGTTTGGTAACCAGTCGACCACGAACACCTGATTTACCATCTTCACCAACAGCGTAGGCTACGAGTGGGGCTTCAAAAACTGCACCGTCATCCCGAATGCACGTTATGACTTCCGATCTGAAATAAGCTCTTTCGGAGGACAAATCACCGAACCCAGCTGCAAGCATTCCGCATTCACGTATATCTGCACGGAAACGGTTTGGGAGAATTGCATCCTTTTTCACCCTGGCCAGCGCCGGATAAGGGTCTTTTCGTGCATCACGAGATGTTGGTGCATCCATCCCCGCAATCAAAACAGTACTTATGATCGACGTTGCAGGAAGGTAGGTCTGGTTCTCGGGGTTATCATCTTCGTCAGCAACGGGTGCGGCTTCAATATCTTCCTGTACAGTGATGATTTCAGGAGTTGCCTGGCTTGGTACTGCTTTGCCATCCTTCCCTTTCTGCTGACGCTGGTTTGCTGCGGGTTCCGGTACGACAGGGGGGGCCGCATCTTCGTATACGCGCTGTAATGTTTTCCCGTTATTGAAACTTCCTGAGTTTCTTGGCGCAACTGAAGGGGCAGATATCTCTTCAGGTTTATACAGAGTAGGGACGTTACGTTGGCCGTTTCCAGCCAGTGGTGTCGCTCCGCGAGACTGTTGTGAGTAAGGCACAGGGTTAGAGACGGTATCAACGCGTTTCTTAATAGCTGCAACCTCAGCGCCTGATTTTTTCTGGTTGTTCTCCAGATTGCTAAGACGCTGAGCTGTCTGATCAGCACCATATTTCTCGGTTAACGTTTTAATCAGTTGACCTTGCTCTTTAATGGTCTTGTCGAGTGCGCGAATTCGCGCCGCAATAGCATTCTGGCTAACTCCATTGGTATCACCATCGGTAAGGACGCTGGCAATCACTTTTTCTTGTGGCGCTCGATTTCGGGGGCCAGCTGAGTCGGGTATAACCAAGAGCAAAAAAAGAACGGCGAAAGTAAATACGCCAGCCCATAAAACCCATTTTTTATGCTTTGCTGAAATTGAGGCCCATTTCTCTTTTAAGGGGATAAGCATGATTTTACTCCGCGAGTTTAGGGCGCATGGAATCGTTAGCTTGTTCGTTTGGCTGGATGTTGCGGATAACGAAGTAAGCTTCAGTTCGCTGGCCAGGCTGGAGAGTGTTGCGACTCCATAGTGCTCTTGCTGCAAGCTGAGGATGGGTGCAGAGTGATTCATCAACCATTACTGTTGATGAACCAGTGTTTTGTGCAACGCCGATGATGACACTGAATTGACTACCCTGAAGATACTGGCCATTTGCAAAGGAGTAGCGAATCTGATCCTGGTCAGTACCCGTGCGGAAATTACAGTTCGGGATACCAACTCCTGAAGAGAGATTTCCCAGAGAGTATCCGGGTGGAATGTCCCCAAGCGCGATGGTTCGCATTATGTTGCGAATCGTCTCGATGTAATTATCTTTCTGTTCCCATCGCCTGGCTTTGACTTCGCTTCCACCATAGTTGTTATATGCCGCAGGCATAACACCAGAAGTACTCGTGTTGTTCAGCTTTCGTGAAAGCATGAGAGTGGCTTGCACCGGTGCAATTTTCTGAGGTACTAACGACACGGAGATCGCTACACTTTCGTCACCTTTCTCACTGATATAGAGACTTGCCGGGTTACTGTCTGAGGTGGAAACGTAGAGAGCGTTATCTTTTACATTTACAGTTACACCCTCCTGTTTAACTTTCTGCACTACAGGGTGTTCAAACGGTGTAACAAGCCGGTTGATCTGGTTAATCGAAATCGGTACGAGGGTGTTCACGCCAGGCGCAACGATATATTCCAGCCGAGAAGGAATGACTTCTTTTGTGAGTGGAACGGGACTGGCAATTGCAGCAGGTACTGGTTGAATATTACGGCCATCAATAGCTGGTTCACTCCCGCCATTGATAGAGTTACTTGCTGGTGGTGTATAGTTGTCAGGATATGGGCGTGTTTCTGTGCTGAGCATTGCCTGAGTTGAGGATGCTGGTCGAGAGGCGAGTTTTGCAGTGACTTTGGGTTGCGACTGCGCATCAGGCTGCTCAAATACCATGCCTTGATCAACAGACATTTCGCCCGCCGTTACGCTATGGGTCGCTAATGTGGACGACGCGGTAAGCAACAGGATAATTATGCGTTTACTATTCAACATTTAGCCCCCCGATAAGTGGCAACACTACGTTCATTTTTAAATTGGCTATTACCAATCAGAAAATTCATTTCGGCACATCCGTTTTGTTTACTGATTGCTGATTTATTAATCTCTCGCTTAAAGATTTATATCTCGGTTAAATCAACTAACGAAATTCTGTCAGGAAGTTCGAGCTGCCGAAGATTTCTGCCTTTGACCTTTGTGTTTATCTTCTTCACTTGGCAGCAACGGTTTGCCACTCTTTATCTCAATGAACGTAATAATGGGCCGGTAGCCTTTTACGTTAACAGTAATCTCGTAATAGACTGGCGTGGTCGATGGTTTGCCGGTGATACCTTCGAGAGTTTGGTTACCGGTGACATAAAAAGTACCAACTGCTAACGGGTCGGTGATAACCCCGACCGGATTAAAAGAAAGCGAGATTCGGTCGCGCTTAATTTGGTCAATCTGGTCGTCCATTGCTTTCATAACTTTTGTGTAAATTGAAGCGTCAAGAAACGGGCCGATAGAATTCTTGAGTAGATCTAAAGTGGCTGGGTTAGCATTTCCAAAACTGTCGGCTATATATAACGCCCATGCCTTCATATAAGAGCTGCTGGCGGCTTTTTCATCCAGCCAGGCTGTTTCTGTAAGGTTTGGCGGAATAATAGTGATGGGTTGTGTTTTGGCTAACAGAGCATAACCAAGTACAAGGTTTGCCAGAATCATTGAGGCAGAGATTAACTTGAAACTTTTGTTTTCTAACTGAAGTCCAACTAACCCTTTTTTGAAATTATGGATATTCATACAATAAACTCCCGGTCGAAGGATTCAGGTACAAAAGTGCCACCACCGAATGTGACTCCGAATTTCCAGTAACAGAGGTGCATAAAATATTTCTCAGAAGCTCGCGCCAGAAAACCGCCATAAACACGTGAAACTACAACACCCAGAATTATCATCGGTAATAATCGTCCAGTGATAATCCCAACCGCGAGAGCAACGAAAAATGGCATGGCTTCATCAATCGACCAAAAAAATAACTTTGGTGGTTCGTCAATCGAGTGAGAAATATAAACAGGTTCCATGATGACCTCTCATATGAATTTTTTCAGATTTATTGACGACAAAATGCGCCTATTTCTGACCAGAGCCTGCAAGCTGAGCCATCATTTGCATAAGGCCTGCTCCATCTACTGCGCCCTGAACAATGGCTGACTTATCACCGTAGACAACAATGTTTGTAGGGGTCTTTTGGATACCAAGCTGACCTGCTTCACGAACGTCGTCGGCTATCTTGCTGGACGGCCTGGCCGCATTGATACATTCAAGTAAGCGGTTCGGGTCTAAACCAGTTTCGCGGGCGATTTGGTCTAGCGGTGCGCTAAGACCGTGCCCGTCAGATTGGCTGTAGCGGAATAACGCTTTAGATAACTGGAAGAAAGATGGATTTCCTCCCTGCTCAACAGCACACTCCGCTGCTAAAGCTTCAGTACGGGAAGCCTGCCCGTGAACAGGAACATGTTTGAAAACCATCGCAATATTCCCTTGTGATGAATCCACGAGATCCATAACGATTGGGAAATGTTGTTTGCAGTACTGACATTCAAAATCGGAATACTCAATGATATAGAACTGAGCATCCGGGTTCCCATAAATACGTTCGTTGTCCGTAGAAGGCGCATAGGCGGTATCGGGTTTGTTTCCAGTCCGGTAACCGACATTGGATTGTTTCTGCGATTCAGGTTTTAGGCCCGCTGCATTAATGTATTTTGCAAATGCGTCCAGTAGTTCGCTTTTGTTGTTTACTACGGGCTTGTGAGTCTCAGCAACGATCGCTAGGTCATTAAGAAGTTGGGACTGTCTATCGATTTGGTAAGTAAAAAATGCAGCCGTGCTTACCATAACCATGAGCGGAATTCCAAATATAAGAGAGTTCAAAATGTTCTTTTTCATTTGTAGCCTCTTGATTGCTGCAATTGTTCCGGCGTATAGATTTCGTTTGGCTTTTGGACTTTGACCTGAGACGCCTCAGCAGCTTTTTGCTTTTTAAGATAGGGCAGTATGATTTCAGCCATGTCTTTGTTCAGGACATCCCGTGACTGAGGGTAAGTTGATGCCGTGATCTTCTGATTGAGGATACGGATTTTTTCTGGGACATCAGAAATTAGCAAATAGCTAATCATCCCTACGGTAAACGTCAGGCAGAGCAGGGCAGAAAGAATAAATGGTTTCGAATTAGTCATGCATCACCTCGCACAGCTAATTTAACAAACATGAAATATTGAGGAAAAAGAAAAGCACCGCAAATTGAGGTGCTTTTCTTAAGGTTAAATACGTTTTGGTA
The sequence above is drawn from the Kosakonia radicincitans DSM 16656 genome and encodes:
- a CDS encoding TrbC family F-type conjugative pilus assembly protein, producing MVKKTPFRLSILAFVTAVVFTPVWAENTGIYLSDLPSRPVSNLDNIPTRPANNYSVTDIQKAKRQLSATEMKDIDSLIKAARDNQNATADRATDTVKDNRKMMGEMPEYKNTDELVDDAVRGALAKSDMTNEKQNKPAGDFIYILVSASLSDAEITDILKLYDGRTDIALVVQGAKDKKNLLDELTHWQKLSFDSKSSLAVNLDPTVFKNYNVSSVPTIIHEKDGELVARVTGIYDIAYLKDKTGDLGVAGPAVGVVEKNLIDELQESVAKLDFDGMKKKAIDNYWPRQVFQEFPEATKRATRTIDPTVIIPQNITSPNGDIVAKRGRFNPLTVMPFTIKLIFFDAREEWQRQFARYQFEHTPASLTPILVTTNVYGDGWQTFRDTKKEYGDFARLYMIQPGMAEHYGLINVPSVVTADSKRFINDEYSRKDFEELK
- the lepB gene encoding signal peptidase I encodes the protein MNTPKSVWSLIFRKKRSWRQHIVFSIVVIFLTAPLTLYVLNRYEIGIDPQNNQCLPPYRIYLVDKMDKSIVKGKIYAFHSELMQPYGKGLKIVDGIAGDTVSVDPEETAINGSMVGEGLALAAESGHTEQELTRSGVVPNGRLWMMGRTRYSFDSRYWGSLDESQIIGRAYPLW
- the traC gene encoding type IV secretion system protein TraC, which encodes MSESLIFQRLKNLKRFSDLCPVRAYDESNHLFMCDNKYVGFGFVCRPLSGTTGKEMTNLQTLLSSNFPAKTIVQFDLVASPNIVQKINRMDVLRMDCRDAILRNAIYNRSKFLLKSTETPMKRTGTRVRNCVLLITVKIPIKYNYEMREEEFNHVNELRNVFETTLSITGLCPGALTRESYIDVLSSICNQGESASWRDRTPVQPQEDKYISEQLVDHDRMFFIKKDYCGFGDPTDSELRGEAPTPTTFVKTLSARKFPKRFFPGQAQYFLGDMMSGVTGIKSSCIISMSLIFFDQQSEKTKFTSKRNWVVQQTSGPLIKWVPSLINLREGFDLLSEKVDNNDPICKAKFTVSIFSNSKDGVLRAAQEAASYLNTYQFKMIPDTYYVAPIFLSALPMFNEASAEKSIGRYRTMALSEAMVLSPLYADWQGTDKPALMLTSRSGQIQSLDLFDSDTNYNACIAAESGSGKSFLTNYIITAYRSLGAKVWCIDVGDSYKNICETYQGDYLDFNPKTRPCLNFFELIEDYFGESEDDDSSGGEEDLIIGLLSVMAAPKEGLNSFEESRLKQHVADLVRVHKKLTTVDMVADSLLKDEDKDIKRIGHQLYPFTSAGQYGKYFVGKNNIDFKNPFTVLELSRLESSEHLKQVVLLQLIYQIQQDMFMGDRSQMKLVIIDEAWALLSGNIGAFIEKGYRRFRKYNGAAITITQSINDIYKDSIGKSIADNSAFMLLLGQSESAVNEAEANKRLALDEAGYRFLKTVRSTKGVYSEIFVISKAGQGICRLVVDPFSLLLYSTDPKDVAAIKDRKSRGINTEEAINEILVERGLAA
- a CDS encoding DsbC family protein is translated as MNFIKHVATAALLVALSASASVFADTVKTNTGNIDTIFNEKAFKNIPQNSQEVKRFVVPTNGIIALEIDGKVNLLSSNGRFVIQGTLYDTWAKKPLTTMSEITKNASIIPMKELNLNIADLRPAVWGDGPKKVMIFTAPGCEACAAPLSALADLDPKEFTVSVLSLGALGPASQQRNIELYCASDRYRADRAIISGNSTQKFDQVKNCDMQALARREVTAQILGVSMIPFIVRDDGSYVLGSPKQGLKNFIENK
- a CDS encoding YadA-like family protein, giving the protein MKQKSLYIAIVLALHCAVAVADNSIDSTQIDEVTVNGDGNNISGLTPCATPSNCKSPLGNSSVSGNNNTITSLTNYIITGSNNDLSFSYDPSQFWNDYANSFNVYGNNNTGTGLFDLNLVGSDNKVLGQNLAVMGYSNNVSGSALQVIGSYNELDMVGMGAILGSRNTATNYAGSIMGTFNTVSGGSYALTIGSLNNITAAPINDPSAVFKFGNITIGTINTIDSDESIVLGNYNTVSDDNAIVIGNYASASNGGISIGNGSFSNSADTVSFGSATVQRTLTNVADGSSRYDAVNYGQLMNSVSSLQAYTDSAISSYLSSIGSGSNTTPPTTGGNNNNGTDGSGTGSGTGSGSSNDNSQTATDTNTYTDEREVSINARTDSLIATESASRVAGDAQTLVSANSHTDARESVINSRTDFLVDTERQSRIDGDRQTLASANSYTNQKFSDLKKTVDRNDKRAKAGSASAIAIASIPFLNNVSGFGMAMGAYRDQGAISGGANYAINEKVNVRFSMSADTAGGVGAGAGFAVGFQ
- the traV gene encoding type IV conjugative transfer system lipoprotein TraV, whose protein sequence is MMTKKIVSALFLVSAGFAMSGCSLLGQNDEYGCKGMPNSVTCMNVRDVYALTDGDDYQEQIDTASENQLSGKPVEVKRLRTTAGNGGRNTADGGRYVPVPATAADPQPIRTQSIVMRVLVDPYETADGDLNVPGYVYTEIEPRRWEVGARNSATSTAVIRPMSAPVAAAPAQSQGETSQPPQKGSYIK